From the genome of Gemmatimonadota bacterium, one region includes:
- a CDS encoding glycogen/starch synthase — translation MSSLSVAFLAAEIAPWFKVGGLGDIAASLPEALAREGVRVEVFVPLHRPVSGDPPEVGERVDEITFCLGEHSVSAAVRAGPSEGARLRFVEIPAFFDREGLYAGAEPYADDLGRWTAFCRAVLTLLRERDQPLPVILANDWHACPVLLDPGFSSPGERPGVVLAIHNLLYQGCFGAEEATRWGYGPNALADDHLNLLKTGILGADRIVTVSPGYAREILSPEYGGGLHEALRSRGKKLTGILNGIDEQEWNPRTDPALPGAYDAGDMSGREVCRRELARRCGFELDARRPIAGMVTRFAEQKGMDLVVDSVPEMLDLGFDLVVQGIGDPPLEDALRSLEEKFPERVRLFACYDAELARLVIAASDCLLIPSRYEPCGLNQMYAQRYGTLPVARRTGGLADTITDPRDTQDGVGTGFLFEDASSEALVSALARARDLLIDPPRHALFQMVAMERDFSWARSARSWISVLESAANDRCTSAGGRFSQGCAPS, via the coding sequence GTGAGCTCTCTGTCCGTCGCGTTTCTGGCAGCGGAGATTGCCCCCTGGTTCAAGGTGGGGGGGCTGGGAGACATCGCGGCGTCCCTCCCGGAAGCGCTCGCGCGGGAAGGTGTGCGCGTGGAGGTCTTCGTGCCGCTGCATCGACCCGTTTCGGGCGATCCCCCCGAAGTGGGAGAACGGGTGGACGAGATCACCTTTTGCCTTGGCGAGCACTCCGTCTCCGCGGCTGTGCGGGCGGGACCTTCCGAGGGTGCGCGTCTACGGTTCGTGGAAATCCCTGCCTTCTTCGATCGGGAAGGACTGTATGCGGGGGCTGAACCCTACGCGGACGATCTCGGGCGATGGACCGCGTTCTGCCGAGCTGTCCTGACCCTTCTTCGGGAACGGGACCAGCCACTTCCGGTCATCCTCGCAAATGACTGGCACGCCTGCCCTGTCCTGCTGGACCCCGGGTTCTCCTCGCCAGGGGAGAGGCCGGGCGTTGTGCTGGCCATCCACAACCTGCTCTATCAGGGTTGCTTTGGGGCAGAAGAGGCAACCCGATGGGGGTATGGCCCGAACGCCCTCGCCGATGACCATCTGAATCTTCTGAAGACGGGAATCCTCGGAGCGGACCGCATCGTGACGGTCAGCCCCGGTTATGCCCGCGAGATTCTGAGCCCGGAATACGGCGGCGGGCTGCACGAAGCCCTGCGGTCGCGCGGGAAGAAGCTGACGGGGATTCTCAACGGGATCGACGAACAGGAGTGGAATCCGAGAACCGATCCGGCTCTTCCCGGGGCCTATGACGCGGGAGACATGTCGGGAAGAGAGGTCTGCCGCCGGGAACTCGCCCGTCGATGCGGATTCGAGCTCGATGCGCGGCGGCCGATCGCTGGAATGGTGACCCGCTTTGCCGAGCAGAAGGGGATGGACCTCGTGGTGGACTCGGTTCCCGAAATGCTGGATCTCGGCTTCGACCTGGTGGTCCAGGGAATCGGGGACCCGCCACTGGAGGATGCTCTCCGGTCGCTGGAGGAGAAGTTCCCGGAACGCGTGCGTTTGTTCGCGTGCTACGACGCCGAACTGGCGAGACTGGTCATCGCTGCTTCGGACTGCCTCCTGATCCCGTCGAGGTACGAACCGTGCGGGTTGAACCAGATGTACGCGCAGCGGTACGGCACTCTGCCGGTCGCCCGCCGCACGGGAGGGCTTGCGGACACCATCACGGATCCCCGGGATACTCAGGATGGAGTGGGCACCGGGTTTCTTTTCGAGGACGCATCCTCGGAAGCGCTTGTTTCGGCCCTTGCACGAGCGCGGGACCTGTTGATCGATCCGCCCCGACACGCGCTCTTCCAGATGGTCGCGATGGAACGCGACTTCTCGTGGGCAAGGAGCGCGCGGAGTTGGATCTCGGTTCTTGAAAGTGCGGCGAACGACCGGTGCACTTCCGCAGGCGGGAGATTCTCTCAGGGTTGCGCCCCGTCCTGA
- a CDS encoding glycosyltransferase family 4 protein, translating to MIGQKGVPATYGGIERHVHELAGRLAERGVRVDAHCRSHYTPVDAVLPGVRLVRLPALNTKHLDAVSHTTLASMHALFSRADIVHYHALGPSTLAWIPRLAGKKIVVTVHGLDWRREKWNRAASWALRRGEWTAAHLPHATIVVSRTLLKHFRVAAGERAHYIPNGTPIPPPAPEDGARARGLEPGRYVLFVGRLVPEKGLHLLLDAHRSHIPDWTLAVAGDAHFTDSYARSCRESAHDGVRFLGGVYGSELESVWAHAALVVIPSALEGLSIALLEAMSHGRAVLGSDIPENTEVLKGAGETFRSGDAEHLGARLSELLQKPDHLAQLGALARERIREEYDWERVADQTLEIYRSVTGGAGEVSA from the coding sequence ATGATCGGGCAGAAGGGAGTACCCGCGACCTATGGCGGCATCGAACGCCATGTGCACGAACTGGCCGGCCGCCTCGCCGAAAGGGGAGTGCGGGTTGATGCTCACTGCCGCTCCCACTACACCCCGGTGGACGCGGTCCTGCCGGGCGTTCGCCTCGTACGGTTGCCTGCGCTGAACACGAAGCACCTCGACGCGGTTTCCCACACGACCCTGGCGTCGATGCACGCCCTCTTCTCACGAGCCGACATCGTGCATTACCACGCCCTCGGTCCTTCCACTCTCGCCTGGATCCCGCGCCTGGCCGGGAAGAAAATCGTGGTCACGGTGCATGGGCTGGACTGGCGGCGGGAGAAGTGGAATCGTGCGGCTTCCTGGGCTCTTCGCAGAGGAGAGTGGACGGCCGCTCATCTCCCGCACGCGACCATTGTCGTATCCCGGACGCTCTTGAAGCACTTCCGTGTGGCGGCGGGGGAACGAGCGCACTACATCCCGAACGGCACGCCGATTCCTCCACCCGCTCCTGAGGACGGAGCCCGGGCGCGGGGGCTGGAACCGGGTCGGTATGTGCTCTTTGTGGGTCGCCTGGTTCCCGAGAAGGGACTGCACCTTCTTCTGGACGCGCACCGCTCCCACATTCCGGACTGGACGCTGGCCGTGGCTGGAGATGCCCACTTCACGGACTCTTATGCTCGGTCGTGCCGCGAGTCCGCGCATGACGGCGTTCGATTCCTCGGGGGTGTCTACGGGTCGGAACTGGAGTCCGTCTGGGCCCACGCCGCGCTGGTCGTAATCCCGTCCGCGCTGGAGGGCCTGTCCATTGCTCTCCTGGAAGCCATGAGCCATGGACGCGCCGTGCTGGGGAGCGACATCCCGGAGAACACGGAGGTGCTCAAAGGCGCGGGGGAGACATTCCGTTCCGGAGATGCCGAACATCTCGGAGCGCGCCTGTCGGAATTGCTGCAGAAGCCGGACCACCTCGCGCAACTGGGCGCCCTCGCGCGAGAGCGCATTCGCGAGGAGTACGATTGGGAGCGCGTCGCGGACCAGACACTGGAGATCTACCGCAGCGTCACCGGTGGTGCCGGGGAGGTGTCCGCGTGA